CGCTCAGCCCCCGGCGCGCCGCCGCTCTTCCACACCTTCGCGTTCCTGCTCGAGGAGCTCGGCGGGACGCTCGGCGCCATCGACACCGAAGAGCAGATCGAGGACTGGCGCGAGATGACGCCAGCGGAGCTCCGCACACAAGCCAGTGCGTTGGAGAACCTCAGCACCGACGGGAAGAAGAGCATCGGCGGAAGCTGGGCCGATTGGGGTCGCTTTCGGGCGGTCGCGCACCGCGCCGTCGCCGATGCGCTCGACGCCTAGGCACACGGGGGGTTGCAGGGGGTTCGCCCCCTGCGATGAACAGGCGGGTTCGCAGGGTGTTCTCCCCCTGCGATGAATCAGTCGAGCCGGAACAGACGGTAGGCAAGGACGAAGGAGACGATCGCCCACACCACGAGGCCGACGATCTGGCCACTCACGTCTGCGAGCGAGGCTCCCGTCGTCGCGATCGCGCGCAGCGCGTCGTTGAGGAACGTGAGCGGCAGGTAGTCAGCGACCGGCTTCAAGAACGCGGGCACCGCGTCGCGCGAGAAGAAGACTCCCGATAGGAATAACTGCGGGAGCGTGACGATCTGCGTCGCGACCGCGGCCTGGTTCTCGGTGGAGAGCAGGCCGGTGACCGCGAAGCCGAGGCACAGGAAGACGACGGCACCCAGGATGGCCACCGCAAGCAAGGATCCGAGCCCGCCAACGACGGTGACCTTGAAGGCGAGCACTGCGACCCCGAGCAGGATGAGCACCTGCACGACCGCGAGGATCAGGCGCTGGAGCACATGCGCCGCGATGTAGTTCCTTCGCGGGATCGGCGTGGCCATGATCCGGCGGATGACACCACGCGAGCGCTCCGCGACGAACGCGAACGCCACGCTCGAGATGCCGAGCTGCATGATCGTCATGCCGAGGATGCCGGGCGTCAGGAAGTCAACGTACTTGAGATTGCGTCCGGTCACCTCCTCGCTCTTGAGGCTTACGACCGGCGCCGTCCGGGTTACGGCGAATGACAGCTGATCGATCACGGAATTGAGGACCGCGACGCCTACCGCACCCTGCTCCGGGCGCGAGCTGTTCCGAAACAGGGTCAGCGTCGGTACGCTGCTCGAAGGCGCTGCGGGCGCGATGCGGAAGTTGCTCGGGATGACGAGGACGAGATCCAGATCGCCGGCGGTGAGCTTCGCGAGCTGCCCGTCGCGGTCGCCACTGGTGATCTTGAGCGTGTCGATCTTTCCCAGTGTCGCGATGAACGACGCGCTCTGGTCGTTCTTCGCCTCGTCGACCATGCCCAGGTTCACGCGCACCGACCCACCGAAGTTGAGGACGCCGAACAGGACCATGAACAGGAGCGGGAAGAAGAAGCCGAAGAACAGCGCGGTGCGGTCACGCGCGTACGCGCGGAGCAGCATCAACGTGTAGCGAGGTATCTGCACTAGTCCTCCCGCAGCGCGTGGCCGGTGACGTCGAGGAACACGTCGTCGAGATTCGCCTGCTGCTGGACGACCGGTTTCCGGAATCCTCGTTTCAGCAGGGCCTCGATGAGCGCAGGCGGCGAATCGAGCGCGACGATCCGGCCCGCGTCCATGATCGCGACGCGGTCGCAGAGCGCCTCCGCCTCGTCCAGGTAGTGGGTCGTGAGGAACACTGTCGTGCCCCGCGCGCGGATCGCGCGCACCAGCTCCCAGAGATTGCGACGCGCCTGCGGATCGAGTCCGGTGGTCGGCTCGTCCAGGAACAGCACGCGCGGCTCGTTGACCAGCGCGACGGCGATAGAGAGACGCTGGCGCTGCCCACCGGACAGCTTGTCCTGCTTCTGCTTCGCCTTGTCCTCGAGGCCGACCGATCTCAGGATGGCCATCGAGTCGACCTTCTTGCCGTAGAAGAGCGCGAAGAGATCGACGATCTCGCGCGCCAGGAAGTTCTCGGGGAACGCGCTCTGCTGCAGCTGCACGCCGATCCGTTCCTTCACGCCCGACGGATCCTTTCGGACGTCGACACCGGCAACTATCGCCGTTCCGCTGTCGGCCGACCGCAACCCCTCGAGGATCTCCACGGTCGTCGTCTTTCCCGCCCCGTTCGGACCCAGGAGCGCGAAGATCTCGCGCTCCTCGACATCGAAGCTCACTCCGTCGACCGCCTTGATCTGGCCATAGCTCTTACGGAGCTCGCGAACGGAGACGATGGGCGGCATCAGGGCCTCACGAAGGTCGCGGGAACACTGCGTCCCATCACGGCCTCACGAAAGCCCGGTACGCCGCATCGTGCAGGTAGAGGGCGACCGGGAGCAGCGCGACCGCCGCGATGACGATCCGCACGACGACCGGATGCGGCCGCCGCAGCCGCGTGTAGGTCACGACGAGCGCGACCGATATCGCGGCGAGCAGCGGGACCGTGGTCACCCAGTGTGAGGCAGCTGCGCTGTCGAACACGAGGGAATAGATGGTCGCCGCCCCGAGCGAACCCGCCGTGAGCCCGATGACGGCGAAGACTCCGGCGTTGCGGGCCGGGTCGCGGAGCGCCAGAAGGAGGCCGATCCCCAGCGACCCGAAGATCGTCCCGAGCAGACGCTCGTAGGTGCGGTGGTACGGGGCGAACAGGAACCAGTCCGGGAACGCGAGCGAGAACACGACCGGAGCGAAGAAGAGCGCCGCGCAGGCGATGCCGACCGCCCGGGCGCCGCGCAGGGTGGTCGTGCTCACGTGCGGCTGGCGTTCCACGGCTGGCGAGTCTCTTACGCTAGGTGTTGTATGTCGAATGTGGGGAGTCGGCAGCGCCCGCTCATGCTCGCCGCGGGATCGCCGCTCGGGTCTCCCGGCTTCGCCGCGCTCCTCTCCGCTCTCCTCCCTGGCCTTGGTCAGGCCTATCAGGACCGCTGGGTCAAGGGCCTGCTCATGCTGCTCCTGCCGATCTTCGCGTTCGCGCTCGCGGGCGCGTTCGTCGTTAATGCGGATCCGCTCACCGCGTGGGTGCTGCGCAACGCGACCTACGTGACGCTCCTGGTGATCGCGACCGCGCTCGTCTACCACGTCTTCGTCGTGGTCGATGCGTTCGCGGGGCGCATGCGTCGTCTTCGCGGTCGCAATGTCATCGACTACGCGGTCCTCGCGCTCGTGACGACGACGCTGATCGTCACCTACGGAACGATCTATCGCGAGTCGGCGCCGTGGGCATCGTTCTTCGCCAAGATGTTCGCGCCGATCACCCGCCCGCAGGTCGCTCCGACGCCGGTCGGCCAGGAGCCCGCACCGGTGTGGACGGGTAACGACCGCTTGAACGTGCTCGTCCTCGGGATCGATACACGCGACGGCGACCGCACCACGCAGAACACCGACACCATGATCGTCGTCTCGCTCGACCCGTTGAACGAGACCGCCGCGATGCTCTCGATCCCGCGCGATGTCTACATCAACAAGCCCGGCACGTTCCAGGGAAAGATCAACGGGGCGTTCGCGTTCGGCGGACCCGACCTGGTGCGAAGACTCACGAGCGACCTGCTCGGGATCAAGATCCACTCGTACGCGCTGGTGAACTTCGACGCATTCAACAAGATCGTGAACGGCGTCGGTGGGGTGATCGTCGACGTGAAGCGGCCGGTGCGCGACGAGACCTACCCTACGATCGACTACGGCGTCGAGCGCGTGAACATCACACCTGGACCGCAGCTCATGTTCGGCGAGACCGCGCTGAAGTACGCGCGATCTCGTCACGACACGAACGACTACAGCCGCGCGCGGCGCCAGCAGGATGTCCTCGGCGCGCTCCGCGTGAAGCTTTCGACGCCGCAGGCGCTGCGGACCATCCCGTCGCTCATGGAGGGGGTCGGCACGACGATCGAGACCGACTTCGATCCGGCCAACGTCCTGCCGCTTGCGCGCGCGGCCGCGAGCATCGACAGCGGTGACATCACGAGCGACGTGCTCTACCCGTGCGGCGGCGACTATCCGCGTTGCGAGCTGACGTACGACAGTGAGGGCGGCTTCTTCCTCATACCTGACGTCGCGAAGATCCGAGACCTCGCCGCGTCGCTCTTCTACGATCCGAAGGTCCGGCAGGAAGGCGCGCGCGTCGAGGTACAGAACACCGGCGCACGGAGTGGCGTCGCGAGGGATGTGGCAGACCGGCTCGAGGCACGCGCGTTCGGCGTCAGCGCGGTGACCGATGGCTCATCCGCGAAATCGGCGGTCGTGCTCCGGAATCCTGGCAAGCGCTACACCGCCGAGCAGCTCCGCGCGCAGCTGGGTCTCCCGATCGAAACGGCCGAGGGTTCCGGCGGGCCCGACATCGTCGTCCGCATCGGCAACGACTTCCGAAGCTTCGCTAGCGACTCAGCTCGCTGACTTGTAAATAGGTGTGAGCCAGTCGCGGTAGCGTTCGTTCTTGCCACGCACCGCGTCGAAGTAGATCTTCGAGATCCGCTTCGTGATCGTGCCGACCTCGCCCGTGCCGACATCGCGGTGGTCGACGCTCGTCACCGGGGAGATCTGCACGCCGGTCCCGCACATGAACATCTCATCGCAGATGTAGAGCTCGGTGCGGTCGATGACCCGTATCTCGACGGTCAGGCCGAGATCGCCGGCGATGCGAATCACGTTGTCGCGCACGATCCCCTCAAGGATGTTCTCCGTGGCTGGCGGCGTCATGAGCTTGCCGTCGCGCACGAGGAACAGGTTCGCGGCGCTTCCCTCGGATACGTGGCCCTCCTGGGTCAGCACGATCGCCTCGGCGAAACCGGCCTCCTCGGCCTCGCTCTTGGCCAGAGCCGCGTTCACGTAGGAGCCGGTGATCTTCGCGCGCGCCGGGATCGCGTTGTCGTCCACCCGGCGCCACGACGAGACGTGGCAGGCGATGCCCTTGTCGATATCGATGTAGTTACCGAATGGGACGGCGAACATCGTGAAGCCGTCCTCGAGGTTGTGGAGCCGGACGCCGATCACCGGGCTCGCCTTGTAGGCGACGGGCCGGACGTAGGCGTCCTCTCTGTAGCCGCACTTTCGGAGCAGGTCGACGGAGATGGCGACGAGCTCGTCCACGCTGTGGGGGATGGCGATCCGCATGAT
Above is a genomic segment from Candidatus Limnocylindria bacterium containing:
- a CDS encoding NUDIX hydrolase — encoded protein: RSAPGAPPLFHTFAFLLEELGGTLGAIDTEEQIEDWREMTPAELRTQASALENLSTDGKKSIGGSWADWGRFRAVAHRAVADALDA
- a CDS encoding ABC transporter permease, encoding MQIPRYTLMLLRAYARDRTALFFGFFFPLLFMVLFGVLNFGGSVRVNLGMVDEAKNDQSASFIATLGKIDTLKITSGDRDGQLAKLTAGDLDLVLVIPSNFRIAPAAPSSSVPTLTLFRNSSRPEQGAVGVAVLNSVIDQLSFAVTRTAPVVSLKSEEVTGRNLKYVDFLTPGILGMTIMQLGISSVAFAFVAERSRGVIRRIMATPIPRRNYIAAHVLQRLILAVVQVLILLGVAVLAFKVTVVGGLGSLLAVAILGAVVFLCLGFAVTGLLSTENQAAVATQIVTLPQLFLSGVFFSRDAVPAFLKPVADYLPLTFLNDALRAIATTGASLADVSGQIVGLVVWAIVSFVLAYRLFRLD
- a CDS encoding ABC transporter ATP-binding protein, whose amino-acid sequence is MPPIVSVRELRKSYGQIKAVDGVSFDVEEREIFALLGPNGAGKTTTVEILEGLRSADSGTAIVAGVDVRKDPSGVKERIGVQLQQSAFPENFLAREIVDLFALFYGKKVDSMAILRSVGLEDKAKQKQDKLSGGQRQRLSIAVALVNEPRVLFLDEPTTGLDPQARRNLWELVRAIRARGTTVFLTTHYLDEAEALCDRVAIMDAGRIVALDSPPALIEALLKRGFRKPVVQQQANLDDVFLDVTGHALRED
- a CDS encoding LCP family protein, with product MSNVGSRQRPLMLAAGSPLGSPGFAALLSALLPGLGQAYQDRWVKGLLMLLLPIFAFALAGAFVVNADPLTAWVLRNATYVTLLVIATALVYHVFVVVDAFAGRMRRLRGRNVIDYAVLALVTTTLIVTYGTIYRESAPWASFFAKMFAPITRPQVAPTPVGQEPAPVWTGNDRLNVLVLGIDTRDGDRTTQNTDTMIVVSLDPLNETAAMLSIPRDVYINKPGTFQGKINGAFAFGGPDLVRRLTSDLLGIKIHSYALVNFDAFNKIVNGVGGVIVDVKRPVRDETYPTIDYGVERVNITPGPQLMFGETALKYARSRHDTNDYSRARRQQDVLGALRVKLSTPQALRTIPSLMEGVGTTIETDFDPANVLPLARAAASIDSGDITSDVLYPCGGDYPRCELTYDSEGGFFLIPDVAKIRDLAASLFYDPKVRQEGARVEVQNTGARSGVARDVADRLEARAFGVSAVTDGSSAKSAVVLRNPGKRYTAEQLRAQLGLPIETAEGSGGPDIVVRIGNDFRSFASDSAR
- a CDS encoding branched-chain amino acid transaminase, yielding MVQELVRPAKLPRGAAPDSAWAYLDGKFVPIREAKISVMTHGFNYGTGVFEGIRAYWNAEQEQLYGLHLRQHFTRLRRSGKIMRIAIPHSVDELVAISVDLLRKCGYREDAYVRPVAYKASPVIGVRLHNLEDGFTMFAVPFGNYIDIDKGIACHVSSWRRVDDNAIPARAKITGSYVNAALAKSEAEEAGFAEAIVLTQEGHVSEGSAANLFLVRDGKLMTPPATENILEGIVRDNVIRIAGDLGLTVEIRVIDRTELYICDEMFMCGTGVQISPVTSVDHRDVGTGEVGTITKRISKIYFDAVRGKNERYRDWLTPIYKSAS